One Nonomuraea angiospora DNA segment encodes these proteins:
- a CDS encoding PH domain-containing protein yields MNDHAGAISPEGGWRRLAGRSLWASAVKSLAIVAGVVAALLRFLTGRDWPIGGVVALCAAAAVLVVAAVVAYDVARLRTTRWRLTPERLELRSGLTVRQHRSIPLDRVRSVNLRADPVARVFGLTVVKVGTGEHAAEGTELVLDPLTRHEAESLRRTLLRQDERPASGEGPLARLRWSWIRYAPLSLWSFTGAALVLGALYKALDSFGAKGLVTEAADGLWDWVTARPLVAVPLILAANLAVGVLGSVLLFAESWGRYRLEREPGRLRLHRGLLTTRSLTLEERRLRGVEISEPLLLRLGGGARLRTIATGLGKADEHETEDVAALTPPLPRALAWSLAAEIATLPTAPPPSAPQAGASGHGTPGTGRDASADAGGLGMGSLVPHPAAARRRRIVRALVTVAVLAAAAGLASWLLPWQWSRAAVWAVPALALPFGMWLAVESARSLGHALGRRHLLTRQGAVVRRTIALDRRGVSGWTITESYFQRRDGLLTVSAATAAGKGRYDVVDVDRGDGLELAARAVPGLLEPFLVREKK; encoded by the coding sequence GTGAACGACCATGCCGGAGCGATCTCGCCTGAAGGGGGCTGGCGGCGGCTGGCGGGCCGGAGCCTGTGGGCCTCGGCGGTCAAGTCGCTGGCGATCGTCGCCGGCGTGGTGGCCGCTCTCCTGCGTTTCCTGACGGGCCGCGACTGGCCGATCGGCGGGGTCGTGGCGCTCTGCGCGGCGGCCGCGGTGCTGGTCGTCGCCGCCGTGGTGGCGTATGACGTGGCCAGGCTCCGTACGACGCGCTGGCGGCTCACCCCGGAACGCCTCGAACTGCGCTCCGGCCTCACCGTCCGCCAGCACCGCTCGATCCCGCTCGACCGGGTCCGCAGCGTGAACCTGCGGGCCGACCCGGTGGCGCGGGTGTTCGGCCTGACCGTGGTCAAGGTGGGCACGGGCGAGCACGCGGCCGAGGGGACCGAGCTCGTGCTCGACCCGCTGACCAGGCACGAGGCGGAGTCGCTGCGCCGTACTCTGCTGCGTCAGGACGAGCGGCCCGCCTCCGGCGAGGGGCCGCTGGCGCGGCTGCGCTGGTCGTGGATCCGGTACGCGCCGCTGTCGCTGTGGTCGTTCACGGGGGCCGCGCTGGTGCTCGGGGCGCTCTACAAGGCGCTGGACTCGTTCGGGGCCAAGGGGCTCGTCACAGAGGCGGCCGACGGGCTGTGGGACTGGGTGACGGCGCGGCCGCTGGTGGCGGTCCCGCTGATCCTCGCGGCGAACCTGGCCGTCGGCGTCCTGGGCTCCGTCCTGCTGTTCGCCGAGTCGTGGGGGCGCTACCGGCTGGAACGCGAGCCCGGCCGCCTCCGCCTCCATCGCGGCCTGCTGACCACCCGGTCCCTGACCCTGGAGGAGCGCAGGCTGCGCGGCGTGGAGATCAGCGAGCCGCTGCTGCTGCGGCTGGGCGGCGGGGCCCGCCTCAGGACCATCGCCACGGGGCTCGGCAAGGCGGACGAGCACGAGACCGAGGACGTCGCCGCCCTCACCCCGCCCCTCCCCCGCGCCCTGGCCTGGTCCCTCGCCGCCGAGATCGCCACCCTGCCCACCGCCCCGCCGCCCTCCGCACCCCAGGCGGGTGCCTCCGGCCACGGCACTCCAGGCACCGGACGCGACGCGAGCGCGGACGCGGGCGGGCTGGGGATGGGCTCGCTGGTGCCGCATCCGGCGGCGGCCAGGCGGCGGCGGATCGTGCGGGCGCTGGTGACGGTGGCCGTGCTGGCCGCCGCCGCCGGCCTGGCGTCCTGGCTGCTGCCGTGGCAGTGGTCGCGCGCCGCCGTCTGGGCGGTCCCCGCGCTGGCGCTGCCGTTCGGGATGTGGCTGGCCGTCGAGAGCGCCAGAAGCCTCGGCCACGCGCTCGGCCGCCGCCATCTCCTCACGAGGCAGGGCGCGGTGGTACGCAGGACGATCGCGCTCGACCGCAGGGGCGTCTCCGGCTGGACGATCACCGAGTCGTACTTCCAGCGCCGCGACGGCCTGCTGACCGTCTCCGCCGCCACCGCCGCGGGCAAGGGCCGCTACGACGTGGTGGACGTCGACCGCGGCGACGGCCTGGAGTTGGCGGCGCGGGCGGTTCCGGGCCTGCTCGAACCGTTCCTGGTGCGGGAAAAGAAATGA